A window from Macaca nemestrina isolate mMacNem1 chromosome 8, mMacNem.hap1, whole genome shotgun sequence encodes these proteins:
- the LOC139355580 gene encoding LOW QUALITY PROTEIN: exonuclease GOR-like (The sequence of the model RefSeq protein was modified relative to this genomic sequence to represent the inferred CDS: inserted 1 base in 1 codon; deleted 2 bases in 1 codon; substituted 1 base at 1 genomic stop codon) — protein sequence MLRATAPCWFPPGYPEAKKVAEELALEALELPLPSHQPARNFGLWVPQMYNQASALVGIQAEPQNSGPAVAPEWPKMVTEAWYFPAQRASACQPPAAPRLTERPPAVRISAPRERKRIAHFPSPCLDTGPTDAKRTLAASSHQRSDGSKVGTQPWKTHNRSGMAYRTSTTDSSKRIAHRPSLRSLKKPILLRKSGCRVPTVIRRGYLQLLTQECLQFCASEQEAKEKALNEEKVAHDRSPNKNVYLNVVLNALKRLKGLTPSSMPGLSRTALYSRLQDFLLTREQLKENGYPFPHPERPGGAVLFTAQGKGPGDSSRRVCCRCGTEYLVSPSGRCVRDQVCYYHWGRVRSSQVAGGRLTQYTCCAAAPGSVGCQVAKQHVRDGRKESLDGFVKTFKKEFSRDAYPGIYALDCEMCYTTHGLELTRVTVVDADMRVVYDTFVKPDNEIVDYNTRFSGVTEADVAQTSITLPKVQAILLSFFSAQTILIGHSLESDLLALKLIHSTVVDTAVLFPHYRGFPYKRSLRNLTADYLGQIIQDSQDGHDSCQDANACLQLVMWKVRERAGIQRGHPSASPAALACPQTQASSTTAIAPESXPSPPGRKATETEAAGCRRGQKAKTNPDXRLPVPRSPCRGPSRLSPSLCPSQTSILPPIASPSPEPPLPGPRVPAAVPRAWPHPSDPPRPLSFFHR from the exons ATGTTGAGAGCCACAGCTCCTTGCTGGTTCCCACCCGGATATCCAGAAGCTAAGAAGGTGGCCGAGGAGCTGGCCCTCGAGGCTCTAGAGCTCCCACTGCCCTCTCATCAACCTGCCCGGAACTTCGGGCTCTGGGTGCCCCAGATGTACAACCAGGCCTCAGCGCTTGTGGGGATCCAGGCGGAGCCTCAGAATAGCGGTCCGGCCGTGGCCCCAGAGTGGCCCAAGATGGTGACGGAGGCGTGGTACTTCCCTGCGCAGAGGGCATCGGCCTGCCAGCCGCCAGCCGCCCCAAGGCTGACAGAGAGGCCCCCCGCAGTCCGCATCTCAGCccccagggagaggaagaggatcGCCCACTTTCCCAGCCCTTGCTTGGACACAGGTCCCACAGATGCCAAGAGAACCCTGGCGGCCAGCAGCCACCAACGCTCCGATGGCTCCAAGGTCGGCACACAGCCATGGAAGACGCACAACAGGTCAGGGATGGCATACAGGACCTCCACCACCGACAGCTCTAAGCGAATCGCCCATCGTCCATCCTTACGGAGTCTGAAGAAACCCATCCTCCTCCGAAAGTCTGGGTGCCGAGTCCCCACCGTCATCCGCCGAGGCTATCTCCAACTGCTCACCCAAGAGTGTCTCCAGTTCTGCGCCTCCGAGCAGGAGGCGAAGGAGAAGGCGCTGAACGAGGAGAAGGTGGCCCACGACCGCAGCCCCAACAAGAACGTCTACCTGAATGTGGTGCTGAACGCCCTCAAGAGACTGAAGGGCCTGACCCCCAGCTCCATGCCCGGCCTCAGCAGGACCGCTCTGTACAGCCGCCTCCAGGACTTCCTGCTCACTCGGGAGCAGCTCAAGGAGAACGGCTACCCCTTCCCGCACCCCGAGCGGCCCGGAGGCGCCGTCCTCTTCACTGCCCAGGGGAAGGGGCCAGGCGACTCCTCCCGCAGGGTCTGCTGCCGCTGTGGCACCGAGTACCTGGTGTCCCCTTCGGGCCGCTGTGTACGCGACCAGGTGTGTTACTACCACTGGGGGAGGGTCCGCTCCAGCCAAGTGGCCGGAGGCCGGCTTACCCAGTACACCTGCTGTGCAGCCGCTCCTGGCTCCGTGGGCTGCCAGGTGGCAAAGCAGCACGTGCGGGACGGCCGCAAGGAGAGCCTGGATGGCTTCGTGAAGACCTTCAAGAAAGAGTTTTCCAGAGACGCTTATCCCGGAATCTACGCCTTGGACTGTGAGATGTGCTACACCACGCACGGCCTAGAGCTGACCCGTGTCACCGTGGTGGACGCCGACATGCGGGTGGTGTACGACACCTTCGTCAAGCCCGACAACGAGATCGTGGACTACAACACCAGGTTTTCCGGCGTGACCGAGGCCGACGTCGCCCAGACCAGCATCACGTTGCCGAAAGTCCAAGCCATCCTGCTGAGCTTTTTCAGCGCCCAAACCATCCTCATCGGGCACAGCCTGGAGAGCGACCTGCTGGCCCTGAAGCTGATCCACAGCACCGTGGTGGACACGGCGGTGCTCTTCCCGCACTACCGGGGTTTCCCCTACAAGCGCTCCCTAAGGAATCTCACGGCCGACTACCTCGGACAGATCATCCAGGACAGCCAGGACGGGCACGACTCCTGCCAGGACGCAAACGCCTGCCTGCAGCTGGTGATGTGGAAAGTCCGAGAGCGCGCCGGGATCCAGCGAGGCCACCCGTCCGCCTCTCCCGCCGCCCTGGCCTGTCCTCAGACCCAGGCCTCTTCCACAACTGCGATCGCTCCCGAGAGCTAACCCAGTCCACCTGGCCGCAAAGCGACAGAAACCGAAGCAGCCGGT TGCAGGAGAGGGCAAAAAGCCAAGACTAACCCCG CCCGACTTCCAGTCCCCCGGAGTCCCTGCCGCGGCCCCTCGCGACTGTCCccatccctctgcccctcccagacctCTATCCTTCCACCAATCGCCTCCCCCAGCCCCGagcccccactcccaggccccCGAGTCCCTGCCGCGGTCCCTCGCGCCTGGCCCCATCCCTCTGACCCTCCCAGACCTCTGTCCTTCTTCCACCGCTAG
- the LOC139355582 gene encoding LOW QUALITY PROTEIN: exonuclease GOR-like (The sequence of the model RefSeq protein was modified relative to this genomic sequence to represent the inferred CDS: inserted 1 base in 1 codon; deleted 2 bases in 1 codon; substituted 1 base at 1 genomic stop codon) — MLRATAPCWFPPGYPEAKKVAEELALEALELPLPSHQPARNFGLWVPQMYNQASALVGIQAEPQNSGPAVAPEWPKMVTEAWYFPAQRASACQPPAAPRLTERPPAVRISAPRERKRIAHFPSPCLDTGPTDAKRTLAASSHQRSDGSKVGTQPWKTHNRSGMAYRTSTTDSSKRIAHRPSLRSLKKPILLRKSGCRVPTVIRRGYLQLLTQECLQFCASEQEAKEKALNEEKVAHDRSPNKNVYLNVVLNALKRLKGLTPSSMPGLSRTALYSRLQDFLLTREQLKENGYPFPHPERPGGAVLFTAQGKGPGDSSRRVCCRCGTEYLVSPSGRCVRDQVCYYHWGRVRSSQVAGGRLTQYTCCAAAPGSVGCQVAKQHVRDGRKESLDGFVKTFKKEFSRDAYPGIYALDCEMCYTTHGLELTRVTVVDADMRVVYDTFVKPDNEIVDYNTRFSGVTEADVAQTSITLPKVQAILLSFFSAQTILIGHSLESDLLALKLIHSTVVDTAVLFPHYRGFPYKRSLRNLTADYLGQIIQDSQDGHDSCQDANACLQLVMWKVRERAGIQRGHPSASPAALACPQTQASSTTAIAPESXPSPPGRKATETEAAGCRRGQKAKTNPDXRLPVPRSPCRGPSRLSPSLCPSQTSILPPIASPSPEPPLPGPRVPAAVPRAWPHPSDPPRPLSFFHR, encoded by the exons ATGTTGAGAGCCACAGCTCCTTGCTGGTTCCCACCCGGATATCCAGAAGCTAAGAAGGTGGCCGAGGAGCTGGCCCTCGAGGCTCTAGAGCTCCCACTGCCCTCTCATCAACCTGCCCGGAACTTCGGGCTCTGGGTGCCCCAGATGTACAACCAGGCCTCAGCGCTTGTGGGGATCCAGGCGGAGCCTCAGAATAGCGGTCCGGCCGTGGCCCCAGAGTGGCCCAAGATGGTGACGGAGGCGTGGTACTTCCCTGCGCAGAGGGCATCGGCCTGCCAGCCGCCAGCCGCCCCAAGGCTGACAGAGAGGCCCCCCGCAGTCCGCATCTCAGCccccagggagaggaagaggatcGCCCACTTTCCCAGCCCTTGCTTGGACACAGGTCCCACAGATGCCAAGAGAACCCTGGCGGCCAGCAGCCACCAACGCTCCGATGGCTCCAAGGTCGGCACACAGCCATGGAAGACGCACAACAGGTCAGGGATGGCATACAGGACCTCCACCACCGACAGCTCTAAGCGAATCGCCCATCGTCCATCCTTACGGAGTCTGAAGAAACCCATCCTCCTCCGAAAGTCTGGGTGCCGAGTCCCCACCGTCATCCGCCGAGGCTATCTCCAACTGCTCACCCAAGAGTGTCTCCAGTTCTGCGCCTCCGAGCAGGAGGCGAAGGAGAAGGCGCTGAACGAGGAGAAGGTGGCCCACGACCGCAGCCCCAACAAGAACGTCTACCTGAATGTGGTGCTGAACGCCCTCAAGAGACTGAAGGGCCTGACCCCCAGCTCCATGCCCGGCCTCAGCAGGACCGCTCTGTACAGCCGCCTCCAGGACTTCCTGCTCACTCGGGAGCAGCTCAAGGAGAACGGCTACCCCTTCCCGCACCCCGAGCGGCCCGGAGGCGCCGTCCTCTTCACTGCCCAGGGGAAGGGGCCAGGCGACTCCTCCCGCAGGGTCTGCTGCCGCTGTGGCACCGAGTACCTGGTGTCCCCTTCGGGCCGCTGTGTACGCGACCAGGTGTGTTACTACCACTGGGGGAGGGTCCGCTCCAGCCAAGTGGCCGGAGGCCGGCTTACCCAGTACACCTGCTGTGCAGCCGCTCCTGGCTCCGTGGGCTGCCAGGTGGCAAAGCAGCACGTGCGGGACGGCCGCAAGGAGAGCCTGGATGGCTTCGTGAAGACCTTCAAGAAAGAGTTTTCCAGAGACGCTTATCCCGGAATCTACGCCTTGGACTGTGAGATGTGCTACACCACGCACGGCCTAGAGCTGACCCGCGTCACCGTGGTGGACGCCGACATGCGGGTGGTGTACGACACCTTCGTCAAGCCCGACAACGAGATCGTGGACTACAACACCAGGTTTTCCGGCGTGACCGAGGCCGACGTCGCCCAGACCAGCATCACGTTGCCGAAAGTCCAAGCCATCCTGCTGAGCTTTTTCAGCGCCCAAACCATCCTCATCGGGCACAGCCTGGAGAGCGACCTGCTGGCCCTGAAGCTGATCCACAGCACCGTGGTGGACACGGCGGTGCTCTTCCCGCACTACCGGGGTTTCCCCTACAAGCGCTCCCTAAGGAATCTCACGGCCGACTACCTCGGACAGATCATCCAGGACAGCCAGGACGGGCACGACTCCTGCCAGGACGCAAACGCCTGCCTGCAGCTGGTGATGTGGAAAGTCCGAGAGCGCGCCGGGATCCAGCGAGGCCACCCGTCCGCCTCTCCCGCCGCCCTGGCCTGTCCTCAGACCCAGGCCTCTTCCACAACTGCGATCGCTCCCGAGAGCTAACCCAGTCCACCTGGCCGCAAAGCGACAGAAACCGAAGCAGCCGGT TGCAGGAGAGGGCAAAAAGCCAAGACTAACCCCG CCCGACTTCCAGTCCCCCGGAGTCCCTGCCGCGGCCCCTCGCGACTGTCCccatccctctgcccctcccagacctCTATCCTTCCACCAATCGCCTCCCCCAGCCCCGagcccccactcccaggccccCGAGTCCCTGCCGCGGTCCCTCGCGCCTGGCCCCATCCCTCTGACCCTCCCAGACCTCTGTCCTTCTTCCACCGCTAG
- the LOC139355584 gene encoding LOW QUALITY PROTEIN: exonuclease GOR-like (The sequence of the model RefSeq protein was modified relative to this genomic sequence to represent the inferred CDS: inserted 1 base in 1 codon; deleted 2 bases in 1 codon; substituted 1 base at 1 genomic stop codon), which translates to MLRATAPCWFPPGYPEAKKVAEELALEALELPLPSHQPARNFGLWVPQMYNQASALVGIQAEPQNSGPAVAPEWPKMVTEAWYFPAQRASACQPPAAPRLTERPPAVRISAPRERKRIAHFPSPCLDTGPTDAKRTLAASSHQRSDGSKVGTQPWKTHNRSGMAYRTSTTDSSKRIAHRPSLRSLKKPILLRKSGCRVPTVIRRGYLQLLTQECLQFCASEQEAKEKALNEEKVAHDRSPNKNVYLNVVLNALKRLKGLTPSSMPGLSRTALYSRLQDFLLTREQLKENGYPFPHPERPGGAVLFTAQGKGPGDSSRRVCCRCGTEYLVSPSGRCVRDQVCYYHWGRVRSSQVAGGRLTQYTCCAAAPGSVGCQVAKQHVRDGRKESLDGFVKTFKKEFSRDAYPGIYALDCEMCYTTHGLELTRVTVVDADMRVVYDTFVKPDNEIVDYNTRFSGVTEADVAQTSITLPKVQAILLSFFSAQTILIGHSLESDLLALKLIHSTVVDTAVLFPHYRGFPYKRSLRNLTADYLGQIIQDSQDGHDSCQDANACLQLVMWKVRERAGIQRGHPSASPAALACPQTQASSTTAIAPESXPSPPGRKATETEAAGCRRGQKAKTNPDXRLPVPRSPCRGPSRLSPSLCPSQTSILPPIASPSPEPPLPGPRVPAAVPRAWPHPSDPPRPLSFFHR; encoded by the exons ACCTGCCCGGAACTTCGGGCTCTGGGTGCCCCAGATGTACAACCAGGCCTCAGCGCTTGTGGGGATCCAGGCGGAGCCTCAGAATAGCGGTCCGGCCGTGGCCCCAGAGTGGCCCAAGATGGTGACGGAGGCGTGGTACTTCCCTGCGCAGAGGGCATCGGCCTGCCAGCCGCCAGCCGCCCCAAGGCTGACAGAGAGGCCCCCCGCAGTCCGCATCTCAGCccccagggagaggaagaggatcGCCCACTTTCCCAGCCCTTGCTTGGACACAGGTCCCACAGATGCCAAGAGAACCCTGGCGGCCAGCAGCCACCAACGCTCCGATGGCTCCAAGGTCGGCACACAGCCATGGAAGACGCACAACAGGTCAGGGATGGCATACAGGACCTCCACCACCGACAGCTCTAAGCGAATCGCCCATCGTCCATCCTTACGGAGTCTGAAGAAACCCATCCTCCTCCGAAAGTCTGGGTGCCGAGTCCCCACCGTCATCCGCCGAGGCTATCTCCAACTGCTCACCCAAGAGTGTCTCCAGTTCTGCGCCTCCGAGCAGGAGGCGAAGGAGAAGGCGCTGAACGAGGAGAAGGTGGCCCACGACCGCAGCCCCAACAAGAACGTCTACCTGAATGTGGTGCTGAACGCCCTCAAGAGACTGAAGGGCCTGACCCCCAGCTCCATGCCCGGCCTCAGCAGGACCGCTCTGTACAGCCGCCTCCAGGACTTCCTGCTCACTCGGGAGCAGCTCAAGGAGAACGGCTACCCCTTCCCGCACCCCGAGCGGCCCGGAGGCGCCGTCCTCTTCACTGCCCAGGGGAAGGGGCCAGGCGACTCCTCCCGCAGGGTCTGCTGCCGCTGTGGCACCGAGTACCTGGTGTCCCCTTCGGGCCGCTGTGTACGCGACCAGGTGTGTTACTACCACTGGGGGAGGGTCCGCTCCAGCCAAGTGGCCGGAGGCCGGCTTACCCAGTACACCTGCTGTGCAGCCGCTCCTGGCTCCGTGGGCTGCCAGGTGGCAAAGCAGCACGTGCGGGACGGCCGCAAGGAGAGCCTGGATGGCTTCGTGAAGACCTTCAAGAAAGAGTTTTCCAGAGACGCTTATCCCGGAATCTACGCCTTGGACTGTGAGATGTGCTACACCACGCACGGCCTAGAGCTGACCCGTGTCACCGTGGTGGACGCCGACATGCGGGTGGTGTACGACACCTTCGTCAAGCCCGACAACGAGATCGTGGACTACAACACCAGGTTTTCCGGCGTGACCGAGGCCGACGTCGCCCAGACCAGCATCACGTTGCCGAAAGTCCAAGCCATCCTGCTGAGCTTTTTCAGCGCCCAAACCATCCTCATCGGGCACAGCCTGGAGAGCGACCTGCTGGCCCTGAAGCTGATCCACAGCACCGTGGTGGACACGGCGGTGCTCTTCCCGCACTACCGGGGTTTCCCCTACAAGCGCTCCCTAAGGAATCTCACGGCCGACTACCTCGGACAGATCATCCAGGACAGCCAGGACGGGCACGACTCCTGCCAGGACGCAAACGCCTGCCTGCAGCTGGTGATGTGGAAAGTCCGAGAGCGCGCCGGGATCCAGCGAGGCCACCCGTCCGCCTCTCCCGCCGCCCTGGCCTGTCCTCAGACCCAGGCCTCTTCCACAACTGCGATCGCTCCCGAGAGCTAACCCAGTCCACCTGGCCGCAAAGCGACAGAAACCGAAGCAGCCGGT TGCAGGAGAGGGCAAAAAGCCAAGACTAACCCCG CCCGACTTCCAGTCCCCCGGAGTCCCTGCCGCGGCCCCTCGCGACTGTCCccatccctctgcccctcccagacctCTATCCTTCCACCAATCGCCTCCCCCAGCCCCGagcccccactcccaggccccCGAGTCCCTGCCGCGGTCCCTCGCGCCTGGCCCCATCCCTCTGACCCTCCCAGACCTCTGTCCTTCTTCCACCGCTAG